The following nucleotide sequence is from Juglans microcarpa x Juglans regia isolate MS1-56 chromosome 6D, Jm3101_v1.0, whole genome shotgun sequence.
aATATTTGTGCATTCTACAACtgtatgtatcattactcttcaaataatatgatttcttattttttttctttaaatataacTTCACGTCTAagttcaaattatattaatgtttaataattaatcatgattttatgatcACGAACGACTCATCAATttcgaatggttttttttttttttaaacctctCGCGTTTATTGAAACCCTTATTCATGACGAAAGAACACCGTGTAGTCAcgtttatttacaattttatatgtTTGTGGTAAAGATTCGAAGAGACAACATGAAAGAAAATTCCATTAAATAAGAAGAATCTACAAACAATTAGGCATGAAAGTCTACAAATTAACCATCCCAAACGAAATCAAGAGAATATGCATCTAGGGGCTCCATTAAATAAGCAATATGTGAACTTAGATCATCGCTAAACAATTGAAAAGAACTCCCATAATTGTAATCTATTGTATCTTCTTGTCTGTCAATTATAAATTTGAATGCATCATCATCATGAGAATCGCATTTCGTCACTGTTTCGGTTGCAATTTCCCCGACGTTGTCATTGAAAGTCTCGTTGCAATTGAATTTCGAGAAGATATTACGATTGTCGCCGCCAAGATCTCTTGAAGATAACCTTGCATTAACACcaactttatttttctcctttttgatTCCGAGCTTTTTGCTCAAATGAGTGTTCCAATGGTTCTTAACTTGATTGTCTGTTCTGCCAGGGACCCGCCCAGCAATCAAAGACCACCTAATGATCATAAAACACAGATTTTAGTACGTTTTGGCATATAGATCAATTAACATGTAAGAAAATTAATGTAGATAAATATGCATGGAGATCAGAATTATATATGAAGAACATCACTCGCCTGTTTCCCAGAAGGTTATGGAGGCGAATAATGAGGTCTTCTTCATCCTCTGAAAAATCACCCCGCTTTACACTAGGACTTAGGTAATTCACCCACCTTAGTCTGCAACTTTTCCCACACCTCTTCAAACCTGCAGCTAGCTCCCATGTTTCCAGCTAAATGATCATT
It contains:
- the LOC121233943 gene encoding transcription factor WER-like, encoding MEGRHGNHEYKKGLWTVEEDRILMEYVKVHGKGKWNRIAKMSGLKRCGKSCRLRWVNYLSPSVKRGDFSEDEEDLIIRLHNLLGNRWSLIAGRVPGRTDNQVKNHWNTHLSKKLGIKKEKNKVGVNARLSSRDLGGDNRNIFSKFNCNETFNDNVGEIATETVTKCDSHDDDAFKFIIDRQEDTIDYNYGSSFQLFSDDLSSHIAYLMEPLDAYSLDFVWDG